The Lycium barbarum isolate Lr01 chromosome 10, ASM1917538v2, whole genome shotgun sequence genome includes a region encoding these proteins:
- the LOC132615553 gene encoding heavy metal-associated isoprenylated plant protein 23, with protein sequence MGLGGTLEYISDIMSSDKPKKKKKQFSTVELKVRMDCDGCELKVKNALSSMSGVKSVEINRKQQKVTVTGYVEANKVLKKAKSTGKKAEIWPYVPYNLVAQPYAAQSYDKKAPPGYVRRVEQNPTTGTVGRFEDPAYTTMFSDDNPNACSIM encoded by the exons ATGGGCCTTGGAGGAACATTGGAATACATATCTGATATAATGAGCAGTGATAAgccaaagaagaagaagaagcagttTAGTACAGTGGAACTCAAAGTCAGGATGGATTGTGATGGCTGTGAACTTAAAGTCAAGAATGCTCTTTCTTCCATGAGTG GAGTGAAATCAGTGGAAATAAACAGAAAACAACAGAAGGTGACAGTAACAGGATATGTGGAAGCAAACAAGGTGTTAAAGAAAGCAAAGTCAACAGGGAAGAAGGCAGAGATATGGCCTTATGTACCCTACAATTTGGTAGCCCAACCCTATGCAGCACAAAGTTATGACAAGAAGGCACCTCCTGGCTATGTCAGGAGGGTCGAACAAAACCCAACAACTGGAACAGTTGGGAGATTTGAGGACCCTGCCTATACCACCATGTTTAGTGATGACAACCCTAATGCTTGCTCTATCATGTAG